aacataataTCCACATTATCCTGAATTCTTTTATACAACACTAGTcaccaaattcaatttttgagttgaATAGATTGgccaatattttgtttttcaaaaacttaATTTATTTTGCAAAGAAAAACATCGCCAATTTTCAAGGAAAGTAATACATCATATTTAACAGATAGTTGGCTTTCGGTTTTCTAAAAGAAAATGTTTGTAGATACCCCCTTAAAAACATACAGTGAAACTTGTGATTCAGGTAGTCTCCAACGTATGTacgaaatttaaaacaaaatatcgGGATGGACCGAGGCGACGACCAGTTGATTTAGCGTGAAATTGCTCTATTGGGTACtttacacgatcaaactgattgacaataagtgtcttcaatatcgtgacagctaagctttcgacatccgatctaacctcaatcaatattttgccaccttacacggtcaatatcgccctcaacccgagacaacgaaaatatccgcgatggctagtggcgacattcgagtttgggatccaaactattctccatcagattagaaggctaaaaggcaattttcaattggtaaaatttgaatgaaaatatctacttggtattatttaattagttgaagcgcgtagtcctaactctaacttaacctattttgtatgaattttcagatattcctactaaaatttattattattatataacgtcagtttcagatacaatttttgtatgggattttctcaccacttgcagaaaaaaagtgatttgcattcacatagaatactaatttgatttggaaaagttaattttcattcataatttacactttaaaactcgtttttccttctcaaaaacacatcataatactcgcttcacaaatacagactgatccttccagtttcagggatgccagattattttagattgcgaaaatatatgcaaattatattatctgcaagcaaatgtttttattcgattaataagactatgacagtagaaccccgattatctgtatctgtatctatttctgtattgataaaacatagtttctatgtttaaacaTCATCCCGTCTATTctcggataatcgggattctactgtaacttgaattaacacgtgatgttttttcacctgtgattttcccagatcttctcattcttcaaattttatagcggagtgtaaAGAAtaacacaacttagactaaagtaGCTGCCCCactcgctagcgcaaagaatgaccgagttcaatgttaaaaaattcctaagacgttgttcattttcattcactctctcaccatcacattgtcagtttacttttaGGTTTTGATgtgtatcgcgaaaagtactgtaattacatttaatgcgacatttttctaattggacagacctgtatgcgacacgtttagttagacatttttgtaaacatcgagttcgggcccaaattatggccccacattgaaattcgccgccagacgtcgacgctgtaccactctcatcttcaattacaggtcaaatcgtctccaatgcgacactgagtggttcctcggcatgtcgcattaaatgtaaattactgtattagttttccaaaccaaaagctttcatttatgattcctacaatttcagaagtttataaattttaattgcaatcgcaaaaaagactaacaaacattaaatgtccgcttgcaaatctggcaactcagtctggaagtccgtgaggtaaaacgtcatcatcacgcatccatatgaaatgtcacgatattgatgcccgaaaatcagaaaatccagatttctgcgttgtcggccatgttcagctgccATTATGCTTTcaactgtcatcatattgtcaataaatttgaccgtgtaaggtccgcttataGTGAACTGTGCATGGAGGTGATATTTTAATGTAAGAGTTTGCGGTAGAGAACCAAAACAACACAAAAGACATcctaaaaaagtcacaggagggttgtgtccaagacaccaccgcatagttaacgtaggattccgttaggctatctgctgcatgctaattttggatatttttgaagaattacattgttgacCACTTATACATCGAACCACACTCGTCGTgattagactgtgccagaacgtacaacATCAAACGACTAAAtgtgctcgtgtttgggccctgttactggaaattaaatcgtacggcaaggggttaaactgttcgataatgatttagATCCGTTTTGtatggttgttaggtattgtttgttcactccaccagtgtccataaccgagtgaaaATGATAGAAGAATGGTGaatagtcattagatggtgcgtattacgtaccaaagccgccctctgtggtcctggacaAGATGGCacttgtgttatgtatggatgaagtaaaggaaaaagctcatcaatgtaatataagttaattatcattatcgaacacaagttttctcaccagaaagaaagtgttactttagtatagagaaaatatattggaAAAGgttatttcatttatatttaaggAAAAGgttatttcatttatatttttttattttctgagtgtttattcaacccatttctttttcgctttaaacccaacggaatacgatgctacatgcctcaatgcgaatttcaattggactaacagcacccaatacgatatgtagagcatatgtgaaatcactttttcgaatattccttcatttttccaattttgctcattgcatgaactttccttgggagaagaaaactcgtttcatatttcaagattatttttaacacatttgctaccatatacaattttacacttacagttgtactaaaagttttacaatacatgattggtcattgatatgaaatttcacaaagcaaccaacataaaagttccaaatttaatttttatttatattctatcaatcaTAAgatctattcagttcattgaaacatcattactcaatcaacccatcgaaagattcttattggaacgaatataacaaaaaaaaaacactcgttcatcgctcccaacttattcgccagcacgtatgcaatcagcaatgtccacgctagttacaatgagcactattcatttgtgcgcgtcgttagttaaactatcgaccacgagggtatttacatgctgatttcccccagacacctttgATTTGAAAtctttgttagggaatacatgtcggtgggaaaaaagctcccccttctttcatgtgtttgcaatgccgattgcccccaggtagcttggttttgatttctctgttagggacccgccgcatgtgtcgtcaatagttagtttcaggaaatatattgttttattcaatgtaaaaaattgttatggagtgccgaaattgattgacgcaaaaatctcatcaatccatcatgaaatgactgagcaataagcatttgaaattgtacaattttcacggtgcgctcgattttccgattttcaatttgtatcccaatatgttcccgaaagacgtaatcctacgtcgaaAAATGAAGAGCAATACAAAACTATGCTTGAAAAATCAAGCTATGGTTAATTAAGATCTTTCCATTCATGATTCAAGATTTTAATGAAACAAGATTTACGTTACAGGCTCCAAAAACAAAGCAATATTGCCTTACTTCTAAAGAATGATGGCTCCATTGAgtctttatttcctaaacttacaatttatttacttgaatcactttattaattatttttattatttaaaaaattcgaggggttgtattcgAGACACgcccgcttaggacgtaggactacgcaatctttttgtttggaatttgttggtttatcatttcggatattattagcgaatacgtcgaaatttcataaatactCTTTAATAATAAATTCCGGAACCCCTAAAaaagtttaatggcttgcgtggttttgtagaatcatttcgagattctttcttgcctttgcgattaaaatacactaattgatcataggtcgcaatttatttctttatatcaatgcacgcattgcactgagtttTTCTGTATGTTGACAGGTGGTACGCGCCGGCGTAAACATGTTAAACAGATGGCCGATGGTTGGCCGACAGAATAGTTTGTAGGCAATCACGTTTTTCTGTCAAAATTCGACTCTCTGGAACTAATTTACGGAATACaaggtaggggtagtgggggcaaagtggtcacctgcttgtttggtagtagaACTATTGACTATAAATATTGTATAAAAGAtaatagtcaccttatgtttgaagattttcatcacttttgagtcaccctgtacgtcagtagagctgtcgcatgtcaaaatataaataaaaatagaaatcactctctcgatagccattcagCCTTGGTTCTGTGCGCATCGTACCTAagaaatttctcgtgaaatttagttcatcaaatctgatatattggacaaatcatcagtttggacgactgttcacatattctaggagaggtgaacagatattttgtttaaactgagcgattaattagcatagaaattactttgatgtttggtggcaaagtggtcagtggtgGATAAGGACTTACAATTCTGCTCCCGAAGGGGTCTCTTTTGTGGCTGGAAAAGTATACTATAcgaactaaaccaagcctcattatgcgaaacATTATGTTAtgtgtttttgtatgcatgataaaatttaaattatacgaatagatttaagaattgagtgttcatcaacattattacaatctccttatatcccatccttctactaaaaatatgtcaccgttctaaactcgagtacaccgcgagtaatcggttttccaccttactaaccatagatgtaagaaaattgtttatataaagtttaaaaattatgtttaagaattcggctcctttaaacttaagtaactgagcctgtaaaaataaacgaattaataaaaaaattaaaaaaataagttgaGACTGAATAAGCCAAGCTTCTTTCAtactattttaaaaatgattcaaacaaatttggatgaaaaccaTGCATCTATCGCATTTTgcatgatatgtgcgagtgaccaatTTGCTTCCACTAGGTGAACACTTTACCTCCAAGACAAAcagaagttcgatttttcaactatttttccaataaggaaaaaaaacactattttaaatttttatagtaaaaatcggttgctatcttgaacaacaataagttgaactataacattcttcgaaaaacgggtaTTGAATAGGGTACCTACATTTATTAGTTCAAGATTGAAGGTAGCTTAGACTttatattcgatttttttttaaatgtcaaCAGAACATCACTAGAAAAAGTAATTTCCCAATTCAGATAGCTAACAAAAGTTGCGGgtattttgcaaaaaaagttacaggaggttTCGTCCAAGACATGACtatatagttgacgtaggattccgttaggttattgCATATTGATTCTgaggatgtttgaaaaattctatTAGTGAATCATTTAAAAAATTCTACTATTAAAACTTTGGTGGCCAATTTGATtgctgggtattgtttgttcacttcatcAGTGGTACAATCGAGTGATGATGGTATGGTGATTATTCGTTGGATGGCGCATATCACGATCAAAGGTGCCAAAATAGAATGAGATatgttttgaataataaaataacatgaagtgaaaattttcattcaaattttaacagtttAAAACTGCCTTTTGCTGGATATGAGAGTCGCATCTATGGAATTCATCAGTCGCAAACGAAATACGAAGAAAGCTGCTGATTACCAATCTTATCTCTCTTTATATTTATAATGCGTTTAGTTCGTACGATATATGAACGATAACTCCGTGCataatatgttttaaaataCAAATACCGACCGACTTGCAGTGCAGAAGCACAAGCGTATCTTCAAGCTTGTCATTGAAATATCTAGCGTTATGTTTTATTTGGCATTTGGTCTTAGAAGGCTTCTAAAGGAGAAGAAGACGTTGGCATTTTTCCAATGAAGAAGCCCATAGTTATTTATGATTTGATTGTGACGCTTCCATCTCAAAATGCATGATTGTTTATTTGCGTTCATAGTGTTTATTTATACATGCTCACCAgccaaagttattttttttcgttatcaatacaACAAGTGTAGTGATGTAAGTTACGAATACTGCGTGCATTACATAAGCcattataaaaatgtttgtgtGTTTGAAAGAAGCGAACATAGTACAGTAGAGTCCTGATTATCCGTGAGCCAGAgtgaaggctgatttagacgatgccagtcagcgctctagttgaagtatccagtgaatagagaacagacactctgttcaagttagaggccaattacgaTACTGGtaaaagtaacttgaacagagtgtctgttctctgttcactggatacttcaactagagcgctgactggcatcgtctaaatcagccttaagtctATAGACaggccttcccgaaatttggCAGTTTGTGGTAGGCTCATGCTCaattgttttggtcatggtttCTGGAAtatctttttcatgtttgcGTCTCGTTTTAAGTCCTCTATTGCGATATCCGCGATTTTCATTATTTGAGGTGACCTTACCAGAAAATTCTGCAgaaaatcggggttctactgtttGTTTAAATTGAACTTCGAATCTACTATAGATAATATTATTCAATCTCAGCTATTTTGGTTGATTCAATTGTTGGGACATGAAAATGTTCAGATTTATTATCGGAAATTGTTTAACGGAAACAagccatttcgttcgaaagatTAACACAAGCGAGTTTTAGATGAGTTGAATTAAAGTAAACATTTCTCACCCTTGAATATTCTGAAGCAATTTCACAAAAATCCAAAACCTATTAAAATTATTCTCGCACACATGGATTGAATTTAAGACCCATTCCTCTATCATAGCAGTTTGATCAAATTCAGTACATAGTGATGAAAATTATTGAAACTCTagttattttttcaatattgttGTTCTAGTGTTATAACCCATTAATAGAtcactgtttatttttatttctcaggTATATTCAATGAGAATGGCATGTACAACATCCCGGATGACAAAATCGAACAGATGACCGAACACTTCATGGAATTTTTCAAAACTAGCGGGTTCTGGCAGCATTGTTACGGTTCGGTTGAGTTTCTGAACTACTTGAAACTCCAACGACACATAGAATCGAGTGGAATCAAAAAGCCACCGTTCAAATTGGGAGTTATCTCCAATTTCGACCCCAGACTGGATGTTTTACTGaggaatatgaaaataaatcACTATTTTGATTTTGTGCTCAACTCATACGACGTTGGCTTCATGAAACCCTCTGGAGAAATTTTTTCCGCCGCTGAGAAAGCGTCTGAGCTGGAAGACCTTAAGCCACACGAATGTTTGCACATTGGTGCTACGCCGGTAACAGACTACTTCGGGGCTCATAGCGCTGGATGGTACGGATTGCTGGTACACGAGAAATCAGGCGAAGAACTTACGCGGAAGTACGGTCAGTTGGTTGATGATAACCACGTGTTCTCTAGTCTTTTCGATATACATAAGAAAATTTCTAATGATTATATGAAATGGTGAATAAACCAGAATATGCTAGAATAGGATTGACGatatattaaaattaaaaatttcttagaaaaatgcgaaactgattttttttaaatatattttgtccaaaaaataCTCTGATCTATCAGTTGTGATCATTTAATTGGTAACATGATAATGAACATGTCGTTTGATAATGATGACTAcgcacccagcaaacattaaatcatatgaatagctataattggaggcgatatacattagggtaccaatgaatatatgggaaaaaaatcgaccccaaaatttcaaaaagttaccctattcaaaatgttcatcacctcgaaaaaacacctgtAAATCTCGaaatgtcatgcaattttaagacatttggtgccaatttttttttaaatccccgatttccggtgatttttcggttttcaaaaaactcaaattttaacgtctgtgatACCAGTAAATGAAATTCGAATGAGCTagtattttgcaaagggtatattatcgtgcaaatcaacatttcgtagcaagttccgaatgaaaaatcgagattattattttcattggcacccaaaaccatactttttggttcgtactccgaaaaaaaactaagcccctgaatgccgatttttgacaaaaaaaaaatttcgagattacccgtttcatgcaattttaagacatttggcatcaaattttttttccaaaaccccaatttcctttactttccccttgggtgatttttcgatttccaaaaaactcaaactttgaccgttttgcgccactctcccttaagtccaattgagctgaaattcggcatagggtgttttttcgaggtggtgaacattttttatgaggtaacttttttgaaattagagatgaccatttccattggcaccctaatatacatacatccaagacacatttgaatgatgtatgaatcatataactggcatatacaggcaaaagtggaggcgatatacgtatatgccatatttaatACGCATACGAtgctacaaatgaaacacaaatttatgcattactcgagaattaatcgagcaaacgaaaccaaattcggtatgaggaggttttagggtgcaataaatggttctatggtgattagacaccctacccctctctctaaggaggggctgccatacaaataaaacacgaaTGTCTGCATaaatcaaaaactaatcaagcaaatggagccaaattcggcatgtaaaggttttagggggcacgaaacgtttccatggtgaatagacattcCCCCCCCCTTgcaaaaggggggggggggctctgccatacaaatgaagcataaatttctgcataactcaagaactaatgaagcaaatggagccaaatttggtatatggaggttttagggagcaataaatgtttctatggcgatTCGACACACctatcccctctctaaagacaaggggactgccatacaaatgaaacacaaacttctgcataactcgagaactaatcaagcaaatagagccaagggtttttgggtacgagaaatgtttctatggtggtatgacacctctcGCTTCGCTGGAATAGAGCGGGattccataaaaaaaattacacatatttcaaccgaacataacaattgaaaattttctgaaaactctgaaggaaaatgggaaaatttggaaaattcaattctcatattttctacaattacatagtgacaagcttTGTTAGTCCAtcacattttctgtatcaaacatctattccatgtaacggagaaacatggttgaaaaatcatgaacgagaattgtgtctgaaaataatctgatattataatgacgagatgATCTTcatctcgtcattataatatcaatgaactgttctgcgattgaatccatgaacgtgcgcttagtaagaaaacgtgaattttataacgaaaaacacattttgggtgggacgaagtttgccgggtcagctagtaatatataAAAACAGTTGAGAACTTCGCTTCTTTCACTCTGCTTCCagcatttcaatttcaatgtaTGTGTTGCATAGTTCTGAACAAATTGGATCACattattaaggtgaaggtggaagctagccacaatctctaatcgattactcacaagatattaaattttcatctgctgtcgcactgtataaagaaaaacgtcggaaaactctagcaagtgctctgaaagtttaattttcatttttcaatcttcggcaatggttttgtttgtattggtgaaagcatcgttattttttcgacacggatgccagacaacatcatcgaaacagctatcaaaaccactcaatcaaatgttattcctgagtcatagggTTTCATATTATGAAAAtctatagaataaaattgtgttggtatcaatacaatcattatttttacgttcaatGGGTCtaaaatgtaagtttaagcaactttaacattgggtaagaaaattgtattgcagaactcggaacactgccacggctgcctatgcttttaaaaacaataaacggaaaagtattacattcaatcaaaatgtctcggccaacgaagagaagggttaaggctctcctacgtgaatatgtgaaaacaatacgaccaacgaaggaaaatattgaggaattatcagcatcgagttactatgcggaagaccttgttaatatcaaaagagccccgaCACATGATCATTgatgcgtggacatagtagctagaataacacactaagatggtcagttgaggggccctgagctatgaactcatgatcgttcgcttagtagcggacacgcaaccaattaggctacgaagaccccctccaTGCTTTTGGACGCATTGAAATAACAATTCTGATTTGACCTCGATGGAAATCTAGAGTAACAATAATATTCGACTCACGTTGCTGCAATATCCATAGATGAAGGGGTTCCTCCATCGTAGGAAAATTCTGCTCCTTCATGGTTTTACGTTTTTCTATTCCATGTTCTCTGAATTTTTCTATAGACACTTCAGCACAAATCGACCAATGGAGGATGCACCGACACCATACTTTTTTCCTGAGTGATTCATAGGAACTGTTTCCTGTCTCAAATTTCTCTATTATCTCAATTTTTAAGGTGAGCGTTGTATGTTCCTTTTACACCTTCTTGTTATCCTTCCCGGAGCTGTTCCTTTCATGGTGTAAACTGAATAAATTTAAGGAAAATactgtagaaccccgattatcagcGGAATAGTTTGGTAACGTCACCTCGGAAGACGAAAATCGTGGATAACGCAATAGAGGGATTAAAATAATATGTCACCgtgaaaaaagatatttcagcatgttttatcaatacacgaatcattaaactatccatctgcatGGTCGTGTATAACAGAAgacagataatgtgaaagccataaccaaaacaaaagatcaagagcataccactcactgacaaatttcgaaaagctctatagaattactatagAACACGCTTCAGCGGATAATTGGGGTTCTACTGTGTATCATTCAATACATAAAGTTAACGTGTGAACTCACAAATTACTCGTATCGCAGGATTCACGACAGAAAAACTAGAAGTGCTCAATGCTGAACGCTCAAAGGGGGATCGGTTCGGTTCTTGTTTTAAGGGATTTTAACCCAAAGGTCTTTCATCCCTGACTCAAAAGggaaatcgattcctcctcggaaatacccagcacaAATAGTACCCCCTCCCCAAGCcccaattggaatcatcgttgatccggagcaggattattaacgcttgagaaggaatggattcctgtATCGAATTACCATCGATTTCCAGAGTGTGTGCCAATTTATATATGTTTTCAATAGCTATtttgaagctattgaaacaagttttcgagtCAATGAGTAGCGAACATATAGaccttggacattttatcttttgtttaaaaaacaaaatgtatttagttgcagtattatatgaatcgaaaacaaataatcattgaaaaaatatatgactttggcgatgcgaaacattttccgtttttaatTTTATGCATCCAGgattaaatattaaaatattgaaaaatcacaaaactaaatgtgtttggtcacagtattatatgaatagaaaacaataaaataaactctatcgcttgaatgtaaggacaactggcagattattttccaacgacgatgacatcttttcggTTTCTTCTCGACGCTTGATGCCCGCCAGTGGTTAACGCTAACTTGATAATCttcaaacgaaaagagttacgcgtgtatgtgtgtgtatggcggctgctccgatgcctcaagcagaaacaattttcgatgTTAGCACTTTctttgtggttttttcagtgTGGTACCTCATTCCTTCCGATGGATTCGTTTTTGGCTTAAGGGGGGATTTTTAACGATCCCAACGTAACAATGCCATTTgtttgcacaaacaggctcttggtgaaacCGTTCATCAACGCTATCATGATGAACGAAGCTAACTTCGCCACAGCGGCATTAACCTGCTCCAAGCGCTGAACagttataactgagtggatttccgagcggcgctcgcttatataccgattggagatttcaataacctgtttcgaaaacaatttcaaggctattgaaataagtttttggatcaaaaagtaacaagcatataacgcgtagacatatcgtttcgttcagttgtttaggagctattaacgctaaaaatctccggcgtaacgctttcgttttcgaaactttgaatccTAGTACTGAAATGAAACaagtagtcctacatcaaaaacaataacaataaacaCCCGAAGCAGCTACTCACAATAAGTATCAACTTTAGCGAAAGAAAACATAAGCCAAAACAAACAATTCGAGCGCTTCTCGCTCAACTGATACCCCCAATTAGCGAATGATATTCGTTAGTTAGGGTGCAGTCGTCTCCCAATTAGCGAACTTGCACTGTAATCCAGGTTGGAAACACTCCTAAAAATTTATCGTGTTGTAGAAACTTGCATAAacgatgtttacaaaatgtcTAATTATAGGgtcaaatgtccaattattcatGTCGCATTAcaagtctgtccaattagaggcgaaCCCCTGTATTTTTGTGTGTTCAAAATGAACGCTTCCCATCTGGCATCTCCGACTGCGTTGAGTGCACGTAGGTCAAAGTACATAGAATGGTAGGTAAGGGAAATTTCCGGAGTATACACATAGTGAGTGCATGTCAGCAGTAGCAGTAGATTTCATCCAGCAGTAGCAGTAGATTTCATCTTGCTGGTCTCCTTCTTCACAGcagcaagtttgttttttttgcagcagTAACTGTTTTTTTCTCCCCCAATAGATGCGAGAGGTGAGTTTAAAAAACACcttaattatattttaaatatttttggttttcactatttttgtgtttattgagatatctctgcacatgcttaaccaaacttcaatgtctatataccattgaatgggttATTAAgtgcttgtttgaagagccgtgggtagacctacgtttcattttgtaatttatgagaaacaagcatttgaacaacatgtattttgaagcgttgtcacgtcacaaacatggagcatttttttagtttatcaaatGAACAtagattcaaacatttttatacttgggtttctctgagcaaacagtgaaagtcaacaacccacaaaatttggttgaaatcggtccacaaatagaggagtatcaactgtctccagaaaATTTGTTACGTCACGGatagtatacgatccattcaaACAATATTTTGACTCAATACAATGACAATACACACAAcacttttttgcgttttcatgaataaagcacataaaattaaacaatgttataataacattaagaaaatttccaataagaatcatcagttggagaatattttatagttaggttggcttgttgtcagtcacGACGTGACGTGGTGACGTTACgtggcaacacctgactttttgctgtttcggaccgttgaacattaatgattaatttaattaattacagttccgttttaaaacatacaaatgccatttctcctatgttttatcaacaatatatgaacgtgg
The Toxorhynchites rutilus septentrionalis strain SRP chromosome 2, ASM2978413v1, whole genome shotgun sequence genome window above contains:
- the LOC129770895 gene encoding rhythmically expressed gene 2 protein-like — protein: MSSLSRFRLITFDVHNTLLQIRSAPGKKYGELGAMFGISNNNNQLVANYAQSWHKMNRLHPNFGLKTKIGYKQWWQMMIGGIFNENGMYNIPDDKIEQMTEHFMEFFKTSGFWQHCYGSVEFLNYLKLQRHIESSGIKKPPFKLGVISNFDPRLDVLLRNMKINHYFDFVLNSYDVGFMKPSGEIFSAAEKASELEDLKPHECLHIGATPVTDYFGAHSAGWYGLLVHEKSGEELTRKYGQLVDDNHVFSSLFDIHKKISNDYMKW